In the Streptomyces fradiae ATCC 10745 = DSM 40063 genome, one interval contains:
- a CDS encoding LacI family DNA-binding transcriptional regulator encodes MVTLADVAQHAGVSASTVSYVLSGKRSISASTRERVERSIAHLGYHPNAGARALASSRSNIIALMIPLRTDMYVPVMMEIAIAVATTARSHGYDVLLLTGEEGPAAVRRIEGSALADAMILMDVELDDDRLPLLREAARPGVLVGLPADPSGLSCVDLDFEAAGALCAEHLAGLGHREIAVIGEAAAVYERHTGFAERTLSGLRERCRELGVRLLHRPCEGSYASVAATLARVHDERPGTTAFVVQNEAATDPLLALLRQQGRAVPEDVSVMAICPEQVAAHASVPLTSVAVPAQRMGRHAVERVVAKLRGQAGDGVVLLEPELTVRESTGPRPAPAPD; translated from the coding sequence ATGGTCACCCTCGCCGATGTCGCTCAGCATGCCGGAGTCTCCGCCAGCACGGTGAGCTACGTCCTGAGCGGCAAGAGGTCCATCTCCGCCTCCACCCGCGAGCGCGTCGAGCGGAGCATCGCCCACCTCGGCTACCACCCCAACGCGGGCGCCCGCGCCCTCGCCAGCAGCCGGTCCAACATCATCGCGCTGATGATCCCCCTGCGCACGGACATGTACGTCCCCGTGATGATGGAGATCGCCATCGCGGTCGCCACCACCGCCCGCTCCCACGGCTACGACGTCCTGCTCCTCACCGGCGAGGAGGGCCCCGCCGCCGTCCGCCGCATCGAGGGCAGCGCGCTCGCCGACGCCATGATCCTCATGGACGTCGAGCTGGACGACGACCGGCTGCCGCTGCTGCGCGAGGCCGCCAGGCCCGGCGTCCTCGTCGGCCTGCCCGCCGACCCCTCCGGGCTGAGCTGCGTCGACCTCGACTTCGAGGCGGCCGGTGCCCTGTGCGCGGAGCACCTCGCCGGGCTCGGCCACCGCGAGATCGCCGTCATCGGCGAGGCCGCCGCCGTCTACGAGCGGCACACGGGCTTCGCCGAACGCACCCTGAGCGGCCTGCGGGAGCGCTGCCGCGAGCTGGGCGTACGGCTGCTGCACCGCCCCTGCGAGGGCAGCTACGCGTCCGTCGCCGCCACCCTGGCGCGCGTCCACGACGAACGGCCCGGCACCACCGCGTTCGTCGTCCAGAACGAGGCCGCCACCGATCCGCTGCTCGCCCTGCTGCGCCAGCAGGGCCGCGCGGTCCCGGAGGACGTGTCGGTGATGGCCATCTGCCCCGAACAGGTCGCCGCGCACGCCTCCGTACCCCTCACGTCCGTCGCGGTGCCCGCGCAGCGGATGGGGCGGCACGCCGTCGAGCGGGTCGTCGCCAAGCTGCGGGGGCAGGCCGGCGACGGCGTGGTGCTGCTGGAGCCGGAGCTCACCGTCCGCGAGAGCACCGGCCCCCGCCCGGCCCCGGCCCCCGACTGA
- a CDS encoding tyrosine-protein phosphatase, protein MDDETIVADYALTELATGRLVADWSASDPGREPTWPHFGRALGEVMRRFLDGLASRYGSLPGYAAGRLGADEALVGALRRHLLEPAPASGGAVG, encoded by the coding sequence GTGGACGACGAGACGATCGTGGCCGACTACGCGCTGACGGAGCTGGCCACCGGGCGGCTGGTGGCGGACTGGTCGGCGAGCGATCCGGGGCGGGAGCCGACCTGGCCGCACTTCGGGCGGGCGCTGGGCGAGGTGATGCGGCGTTTCCTCGACGGGCTCGCGAGCCGGTACGGGTCGCTGCCCGGCTACGCGGCCGGCCGGCTCGGCGCGGACGAGGCGCTGGTGGGCGCCCTGCGGCGGCACCTGCTGGAGCCCGCCCCCGCCTCGGGGGGCGCCGTGGGCTGA
- a CDS encoding PucR family transcriptional regulator encodes MAAGRERETSDAYLEGYAELLAEVAATGRRLSRDELTARRALGERAAKDGQGLRALVVAHLAATRAAWPGGRTADSVLAAVQQAVDAFAAGYEGAQRLAVRREEAARREFIDDLLYGRSDLGRLAERAERFGLRLARAHAVAVADAPTAYDETEPVSRQVEQALLGRFGDRRILFTTKDGRLVCVAPGDQDDVLLYFAKQAHAATDGGRVAIGRPHPGPGGVVHSYEEALNALDLADRMNLDDPLLRAADLLVFPVLTRDRQAMADLVRSTLGPLRQARGGAGPLLDTLTAYFDSGCNAAEAARRLTLSVRALTYRLERVHRLTGADPSDPMHRYTLQTAVIGARLLDWPRKEV; translated from the coding sequence GTGGCGGCGGGGCGGGAGCGGGAGACCTCCGACGCGTACCTGGAGGGGTACGCGGAACTCCTGGCGGAGGTCGCGGCCACCGGCAGACGGCTCAGCCGCGACGAGCTGACGGCCCGCCGCGCCCTCGGCGAGCGCGCCGCCAAGGACGGCCAGGGGCTGCGCGCCCTGGTGGTCGCCCACCTCGCGGCCACCCGCGCCGCCTGGCCCGGCGGGCGGACCGCCGACTCCGTGCTCGCCGCCGTGCAGCAGGCCGTGGACGCGTTCGCCGCCGGGTACGAGGGGGCCCAGCGGCTCGCCGTGCGCCGGGAGGAGGCCGCGCGCCGCGAGTTCATCGACGACCTGCTCTACGGCCGCAGCGACCTGGGCCGGCTGGCCGAGCGCGCCGAGCGGTTCGGCCTGCGCCTGGCGCGCGCCCACGCCGTCGCCGTGGCGGACGCCCCCACCGCGTACGACGAGACGGAGCCGGTCTCCCGCCAGGTCGAGCAGGCGCTGCTGGGCCGCTTCGGGGACCGACGCATCCTGTTCACCACCAAGGACGGGCGGCTCGTGTGCGTGGCCCCCGGCGACCAGGACGACGTGCTGCTGTACTTCGCCAAGCAGGCGCACGCCGCGACCGACGGGGGCCGCGTCGCCATCGGCCGCCCCCACCCCGGACCGGGCGGTGTCGTCCACTCGTACGAGGAGGCCCTCAACGCGCTCGACCTCGCCGACCGGATGAACCTGGACGACCCGCTGCTGCGCGCCGCCGACCTGCTGGTCTTCCCCGTGCTGACCCGCGACCGGCAGGCCATGGCCGACCTGGTGCGCAGCACGCTGGGCCCGCTGCGGCAGGCCCGCGGCGGCGCCGGGCCCCTGCTCGACACGCTGACCGCGTACTTCGACTCCGGGTGCAACGCCGCCGAGGCCGCGCGGCGGCTGACCCTGAGCGTGCGGGCGCTGACGTACCGCCTGGAGCGGGTCCACCGGCTCACCGGCGCCGACCCCTCCGACCCCATGCACCGCTACACCCTGCAGACCGCGGTGATCGGCGCCCGGCTGCTCGACTGGCCCCGCAAGGAGGTGTGA